Below is a genomic region from Salmo trutta unplaced genomic scaffold, fSalTru1.1, whole genome shotgun sequence.
agctgttacagctagtaaaccactagttctatcagccgtcacagctagtaaaccactagtttctatcagctgttacagctagtaaaccactagttctatcagctgttacagctagtaaaccactagttctatcagctgtcacagctagtaaaccactagttctatcagctgttacagctagtaaaccactagttctatcagctgttacagctagtaaaccactagttctatcagctgttacagctagtaaaccctagttctatcagctgtaacagctagtaaaccactagttctatcagctgttacagctagtaaaccactagttctatcaaGCTGTAACAgcctagtaaaccactagttctatcagctgttacagctagtaaaccactagttctatcagctgttacagctagtaaaccactagttctatcagctgttacagctagtaaaccactagttctatcagctgttacagctagtaaaccactagttctatcagctgtaaCAGCTaggtaaaccactagttctatcagctgttacagctagtaaaccactagttctattcAGCTGTTTACAGCTAGTAAACACTAGTTTCTACaagctgttacagctagtaaaccactagttctaccagctgttacagctagtaaaccactagttctatcagctgttacagctagtaaaccactagttctatcagctgttacagctagtaaaccactagttctatcagctgttacagctaggtaaaccactagttctatcagctgtaacagctagtaaaccactagttctaccagctgttacagctagtaaaccactagttctatcagctgtaacagctagtaaaccactagttctatcagctgttacagctagtaaaccactagttctatcagctgtaacagctagtaaaccactagttctatcagctgttacagctagtaaaccactagttctatcagctgttacagctagtaaaccactagttctatcagctgataacagctagtaaaccactagtttcTACCAGCTgtcacagctagtaaaccactagttctatcagctgtaacagctagtaaaccactagttctatcagctgtaacagctagtaaaccactagttctaccagctgttacagctagtaaaccactagttctaccagctgtacagctagtaaaccactagttctatcagctgttacagctagtaaaccactagttctatcagctgtaacagctagtaaaccactagttctatcagctgttacagctatgtaaaccactagttctatcagctgttacagctagtaaacccactagttctatcagctgtaaCAGCTAGTAtaaaccactagttctaccaGCTGtaacagctagtaaaccactagttctaccaGCTGTTACAgttagtaaaccactagttctatcgctgttacagctagtaaaccactagttctatcagctgttacagctagtaaaccactagttctaccagctgttacagctagtaaaccactagttctaccagctgttacagctagtaaaccactagttctaccagctgttacagctagtaaaccactagttctatcagctgttacagctagtaaaccactagttctatcagccgtcacagtgtcatgacgttgccctctttgagtacagggaggacagttgaccccccccccccctccccccaacctacctccccccacccaggccctgtgtgaaggggtggtaaattctagaggagaatctcctacacattgcccatagagagacacaggaaattcttcataactcacagaattggggaaccgaacaacatttatgttctggagaaggtataaaagattagtgaagaatccagctacgaactggtccgcttggtacaattttgtgatactcagaagagacaatatagccatattaccataatactgtttatataatagcctcagctatgggacttgcatctaaatggttgtataaaatgtattaataaggataaagctatttggaatacgttgagatgctatgtactgatgttaatgtgataagcttggtacagaaatacaaatctaactcagtcatcggcacgcccccccaGGGACAcggacaggaccaggcgtcatgtgacaagcctgttctatgttcacgtataaaacccccacctagaaGTTATTTTTTtggaccagcttacctcagaagagagagccaaggtttgaccatccaattcctctactaaaagtgaactataccacatggttaaacttttagactatcgagaccgacagaataataacaagtctttgatatgaattaatagtctgcagctagaaattatatcattgaacgcgaagaccgactaaacatccattctataacgacattaatgaatgtcgctttgaaagatccatcctaaccgagagagagagagaacaggacaaaaactctccaacaaggatcccgacgacacactgagcgtaaacatatattgattgcaattgttcccgaatgagtgagcgttcatgtgcaaatgattagcatatcaattgttaatatttatgaaCTCTGTAGTGCCTCCTCAGCTgacctttatgaccctttgtttaacaagacaccagccatgcctgtttagcccactagggcataTTAATTCACCATTTCTTTGTgatgataattactgtttgtattgctttctgtgaattacttagtttagtaaataaatgtttttaagacaattgatgtatggaggattttagtaaaggctggattcgtgcagatacaacaatttacgacgtttggaatgagactggacgcgaggtaaaatacaccatttaaaccagaagataatcggcctatactataatagaatataatatataatgttataacataggaaagttatattaggaaaattataactttgtaatctgaatattttccttgggccccgatctcctagttaatacaattaaactgattaatcagtttaatagtgtgataataattacagggagttaattgataaacatgtctacAGTTTAATGGTGTTAGCcgttacagctagtaaaccactagttctatcagctgttacagctagtaaaccactagttctaccagctgttacagctagtaaaccactagttctgtcagctgttacagctagtaaaccactagttctatcagctgttacagctagtaaaccactagttctatcagctgttacagctagtaaaccactagttctaccagctgttacagctagtaaaccactagttctatcagctgttacagctagtaaaccactagttctaccagctgttacagctagtaaaccactagttctggACCATTACAGAAATATAaaactgttttaaagtaatgCAGGGaggtccaaaatggcaccctattccttatttgaccagggtccatagagctctggtctaacgtagtgcactatgtagggaatagagttccCTTTGGGACTCAGGATATATGTAGTGCAACAGCAGTGGATTTAGAATCTCTCCAGTCTCTAGCCTGTCTGATGGGGTTTTAGTTCCAAACATCCCCAATAGTCTAAGACTGGAAGACACAGACCACTCCTAGGGAACACACCTACCGCTCCATCATAAATCACTTTCAATAGGCAGCAGTTGAAGcagttcagggtcctgttggttccagacttgctgCATCGGTACtgtttgccatgcggtagcagagagaacagtctatgacttgggtggttggagtctttgacattttgtagggccttcctctgacatcgcctggtatagaggtcctggatggcaggaagcttggtcccatgcacacacactgggcgTGTATACCAAGCACTTGTCGTCGGATACCAAGCACTTGTCGGTCGGATACCAAGCacttgtcataccaggcagtgacgctgTCAGTCaacatgctctcaatggtgcagctgtataactttgtgAGGTTAGGGAAGCAAGGCTGTAGACTACTGTGGTTAGACCATAACCAGGTACAGCCAGGAGAGAAGCAAGGCTGTAGACTACTGTGGTTAGACCATAACCAGGTACAGCTAGGAGAGAAGCAAGGCTGTAGACTACTGTGGTTAGACCATAACCAGGTACAGCCAGGAGAGAAGCAAGGCTGTAGACTACTGTGGTTAGACCATAACCAGGTACAGCTAGGAGAGAAGCAAGGCTGTAGACTACTGTGGTTAGACCATAACCAGGTACAGCTAGGAGAGAAGCAAGGCTGTAGACTACTGTGGTTAGACCATAACCAGGTACAGCTAGGAGAGAAGCAAGGCTGTAGACTACTGTGGTTAGACCATAACCAGGTACAGCCAGGAGAGAAGCAAGGCTGTAGACTACTGTGGTTAGACCATAACCAGGTACAGCTAGGAGAGAAGCAAGGCTGTAGACTACTGTGGTTAGACCATAACCAGGTACAGCTAGGAGAGAAGCAAGGCTGTAGACTACTGTGGTTAGACCATAACCAGGTACAGCCAGGAGAGAAGCAAGGCTGTAGACTACTGTGGTTAGACCATAACCAGGTACAGCTAGGAGAGAAGCAAGGCTGTAGACTACTGTGGTTAGACTATAAGCAGGTACAGCTAGGAGAGAAGGCTGTAGACTACTGTGGTTAGACTATAACCAGGTACAGCCAGGAGAGAAGCAAGGCTGTAGACTACTGTGGTTAGACTATAACCAGGTACAGCTAGGAGAGAAGCAAGGCTGTAGACTACTGTGGTTAGACTATAACCAGGTACAGCTAGGAGAGGAAGGCTGTAGACTACTGTGGTTAGACCATAACCAGGTACAGTACATGTATTGGTGAATGAGAACCTACACAATTCCACTGGATATTTTGATCGTCAGTCGTAGGGTTATTCAAATAGCGGTTTTGGAAAAAGTCCCCCAAATATTTACTCCCCAAATAGATGTGACTCGATTGGGGGAAATGCAGCCAGATAAGAGATGTGTCTAGCTTAATAGACACATATTCTATCTGTAGGCTATAATTAGTTTAGTTAGTGTATGAagcagaaggaatgggccaacagCTAAAAGAGGCTGTGTGATGGAACGTGGCTTTGTGGTGGCGACGCTGCAGGAGAATGTAACTGTAACCGGCCATTTACACAATACAAGTTGCTCCCGCCCAGCCGCGCTGACCTCCCCCGCCAGCCGCGATGACCTCCCCCGCCCAGCCGGCTGGACCTCCCCCCGCCCAGCCGCGCTGACCTCCCCCGCCCAGCCGCGCTGACCTCCCCCCGCCCAAGCCGCGCTGACCCTCCCCCCGCCCAGCCGCGCTGACCTCCCCCCGCCCAAGCCGCGCTGACCTCCCCCGCCCAGCCGCGCTGACCTCCCCGCCCAGCCGCGCTGACCTCCCCCGCCCAGCCGCGCTCGACCTCCCCCCGCCCAGCCGCGCTGGCCTCCCCCCGCCCAGCCGCGCGACCTCCCCCGCCCAGCCGCGCTGACCCCCCCCCGCCCAGCCGCGCTGACCCCCCCCCGCCCAGCCGCGCTGACCTCCCCCGCCCAGCCGCGCTGACCTCCCCCGCCCAGCCGCGCTGACCTCCCCCGCCCAGCCGCGCTGACCTCCCCCCGCCCAGCCGCGCTGCTCTCCCCCCGCCCAGCCGCGCTGACCTCCCCCGCCCAGTCCGCGGCTGACCTCCCCCGCCCAGCCGCGCTGACCTCCCCCGCCCAGCCGCGCTGACCTCGCCCTCACTGTGGGTGCTAACAAGCTACCAAGCTAGGTAGTGCTACGTATCAACAGCCATTGTCAGCCAATCCAGTAGGGGTTGGAAGCTATGGTGAGTTTATCGGTCACTCGCGTTGCGATATCGCGGAGGATTTCAATAAAAAGTTCATCTTTGCCACTTCCTAATGCAGAGTAACACTGCCTTCAGATATGCAGCGGCTTCACGCGGTGAGACATCGGAGGCCATTCAGTTTCAATGGAAAGGGAAACGAGAGAGGCGGTGTGGGCTGGGGGGGCATTCAGCGATCCGAGCACATGGGCAGGACTTAAGTTGGGGAAAGCGGAACTTTAAGAGATACATTAATCAAACATTTATGTATCCTTCATAAAGCCTAATGTAATGCAGTATCCTTCataactgtaacggctgtcgtaggagagagaggaccaaggcgcagcgggttgcgtgctcatcattataatttattaaataaacgtgaacatggaaaacaagaaaacaaagaacgaccaaccgtttcacaggctacaataataacagcagtgcgaaatacaactacccaccattaacaaccccaaacacatacctatatataggactctcaatcagaggaaaatagaaacacctgcctccaattgagagtccacacccaaacctaaacatagaacatagaaaatacaacctagaacatacccaacacccagaactaacaaatcacaccctaaacacaaccaaccaccccgaaccaaccaaaacaaataccctctgccacgtcctgaccaaactacaatacaaataatacctaaactggtcaggacgtgacagtacccccccctaaaggtgcagaccccggatgcacctaaaaaaaaattaataaaaataaaataaacccctaactaaagggaggaaagggagggtggctgccatcaacaacggcacctgtgctacaccccccctccccaacccacctatactggaggtggctcaggttctggcctactgtcctccagactgtaggcaggcTTTCTTgactccggaccgtaggcagattcactcggttccgggccgtaggcagactcatttggtTCCGGGTCGTGGGTCGTCTCCCCTGATGCCGGACACtttggacgaggcactgttgccggatactctggacgaggcactgttgccggacactctggacgaggcactgttgccggacactctggacgaggcactgttgccggacactctggacgaggcactgttgccggacactctggacgaggcactgttgccggacactctggcctggtctgacgcactggaagcctgatgcgtggggctggtagtggaggtaccagcctggggacacgcacctccgggctagtgcggggagcgggaacaggctgagttggactgagctgactcactggaagcttgatgcgtggtgctggtactggacgtgccagcctggagacacgcacctcaaggatagtgcgtgtagcgggaaacactggaccgtagaggcgcactggtggtctcgagcgcaggactggcatcacccctactggctggatgcccactatcccctggcacatgcagggcgctggtactgcgcataccggcctgaaaatacccggcctcgtcacagcacccatcaccccaaagcacgggacctgtccagtcaatgGTTGTTTGGAAAAAACATGGGGATTTGGCTTGGGActtaatcctcgcccagccaaccTACCCGTGTGCCCGctccaaaaaaattattggggttgcctctccggcttcctcgccagccgtgttccccagtAGCGATTCCGGTCCTCcccagacttcctccatgggccctctccggccagaatctcctcccaagtccatgactcacgATATTCCACCTGTTgttccttcctccgctgcttggtccattgttggtgggtagttctgtcacggctgtcgtaggagagagaggaccaaggtgcagcgggttgcgtgctcatcattataatttattaaataaacgtgaacacggaaaacaaagaacgaccgaccgtttcacaggctacaataataacagcagtgcgaaatacaactacccaccattaacaaccccaaacacatacctatatataggactctcaatcagaggaaaatagaaacacctgcctccaattgagagtccacacccaaacctaaacatagaaaaactaaactagacagaacgtagaaaatacaacctagaacatacccaacaaccagaactaacaaatcacacaccctaaacacaaccaaccaccccgaaccaaccaaaacaaataccctctgccacgtcctgaccaaactacaatacaaataatacctaaactggtcaggacgtgacaataaagCCTAATGTAATGCAGTATCCTTCATAAAGCCTAATGTAATGCAGTATCCTTCATAAAGCCTAATGTAATTCAGTATCCTTCATAAAGCCTAATGTAATGCAGTATCCTTCATAAAGCCTAATGTAATGCAGTATCCTTCATAAAGCCTAATGCAATGCAGTATCCTTCATAAAGCCTAATGCAATGCAGTATCCTTCATAAAGCCTAATGTAATGCAGTATCCTTCATAAAGCCTAATGTAATGCAGTATCCTTCATAAAGCCTAATGTAATGCAGTATCCTTCATAACGCCTAATGTAATGCAGTGTCCTTCATAAAGCCTAATGTAATGCAGTGTCCTTCATAAAGCCtaatgtaatgtagtgtatgtttcataagaccagctctctctctacactTTATTATTAGACCTCTGTCAGCTTGATACTAAACTCTCTCTTCCTGTTAGAATAGTCATTACTCCCCATAGTGCACCTCTTCAACTCAGGATAAAACACCATTTATCAACAGAAAGGTCATTTCATCAATGGATGGACAGCGGATGATGGTAACGCATGCCTAAACGAATGGGGCGACACCGGGAACAACATCTCAACGAGGTCTAACCGTTTACCgtggagcaggagaggagaggagaggagaggagaggagaggagaggagaggagaggagaggagaggagaggagaggagaggagaggagaggagaggagagtcagaATGCATGCTGTGCTGAACACAGTCCACACCTGTCAAAGTAGTTAATCTTCCCAGTCATTCCATCACTGGTTCAGGTAGGCTACTGCTCttcaggcaaacacacacacacacacacacacacacacacacacacacacacacaccacacacacacacacccacacacacacacacacacacacacacacacacacacacacagcaaaacagATTATAACTGAGCAATAGCACGTAAATAAAACATACCTTTAGTgggaaaaggaggaagaggaggagagccagagagagagagagagagagagaggaggagagagacaaggcatgagagagagagaggagaggagaggagagagagagagaggatgagagagagagggaagagagatgagagagagagagagacagagggatgatacagagagagagagacagaggagctaagacgagaggacagagaggagaggagagagagaggaggaggagagcgagagagacagagggagatacaaagagagagacagagagagagacagagagagagagcgagcgagagggagagcgagatgggggaTCAGTCCATGCTGAAAACAGCCACAATGCTGCACTGAAAGCATTCCATGTTTGCATTTTaaattcctctcctcctctgccttgGTACACTCATTcccctgtttctctgtttctctgcatGTGTTCCTACCTGAAGGACATCTCCCACCACTCCAGTCAGCTGCCAGGATTTCATTGTGGTCAGATCAGAGGCACAAACAGGCTGTAAAAAAAGTGTCCTGCTCGCTTTCTCTTGGTCTTTCTCCGCAGAGGGAAACTGATTACACTGAGAATGAGAGGACGAGGAaagagagcgatacagagagagagaatgggaacgCGAGCAAGCGGTAGAGGAAGAAACAGTGTGAGGGGTAGACGGTGGACCTTATTCACGTGCTGCCAATGACTGCAACTGTCACTCCCGTCTTCTGCTCTGTCTGCCGCTAGCCCGCTCCTTTCGCCGTGATGTACTTGTCAATTGCTTGCCGTTAGTAGCCTACATTGTCCATTACTTGACACACAgagcacagacagagagaaagagagtcagggggaagagagagagagaaaaagagagagagacctacagagaaattaacctggagaagagccccctaagcaagctggtactggacagcaacacaattagacccaaccaaatcatgagaaaacaaaaagataattacatgACACATTTAAAGAAAGAATTTACTGAAAAacggagcaaactagaatgctatttggccctaaacagagagtacacagtggcagaatatctgaccactgtgactgacccaaacttaaggaaagctttgactatatacagactcagtgagccttgctattgagaaagtccgctgtaggcagacctggctctcaagagaagacaggctatgtgcacactgcccacaaaatgagttggaaactgagctgcCCTTCCTAATCTCCTGTctaatgtatgaccatattagagacacatatttccctcagattacacagatccacaaagaattcaaaacaaacccaattttgataaactcccatatctactgggtgaaataccacagtgtgccatcacagcagcaagatttctgacctgttgccacaaggaaaggtcaaccagtgaagaacaaacaccattgtaaatacaacctatatttatgtttattattttcccttttgtactttaactatttacacatcgttacaacactgtatatagacataataggacatttgtaatgtctttattcttttgtaatttttgtgagtgtaatgtttactgttaactttttgtttatttcacttttgtttattatctattgcatttgcattggcaatgtaaacatatatgttgcccatgccaataaatcccttcaattgaattgaattgagagagagaggcagagagagacagagagagacagagagagacagagagagagacagagagagacagagagagacagagagagagacagagagagacagagagagacagagagagagacagagagagagacagagagagagagagacagagagagagacagagagagagacagagagtacatATTTATTCCTAGCCCCTCTACTGTACCTGTGATATATACATTTGAACACATGTTCTAGAAGCTGTACACAGTAACTACACCCTGGTGAGTTGATTCAGAAGCAGACAGTAAAGGACTTGCTGTAGGTGATCTCTATGTAACTACACCCTGGTGTTTTGATTCAGAAGCAGACAGTAAAGGACTTGCTGTAGGTGATCTCTATGTAACTACACCCTGGTGTTTTGATTCAGAAGCAGACAGTAAAGGACTTGCTGTAGGTGATCTCTATGTAACTACACCCTGCTGCTCTGCACtgaggtgtgagtgtgtgagtgtgtgttgtgtgtgagagagagaaagagtgagagagagagattggcatgtcagggCACATTAAATACTGTGCATGTCCTTTATGTCCCAACTCCCTGCTAGTCAGGGGAACCCTGAAACACAGTGTTAATATGTACTccctgacatgccaatctctcagcagtgttaatatgtacccccctgacatgccaatctctcagcagtgttaatatgtactcccctgacatgccaatctctcagcaGTGTTAATATGTACCCCCTGACATGCCAATTAATCAGCACGGTGTTAATATGTACCCccctgacatgccaatctctcagcacagtgttaatatgtaccctcctgacatgccaatctctcagcagtgttaatatgtacccccctgacatgccaatctctcagcagtgttaatatgtaccctcctgacatgccaatctctcagcacagtgttaatatgtaccctcctgacatgccaatctctcagcaGTGTTAATATGTACCCCCCTGACATGACAATCTCTCAGCAGTGTTAATATGTACCccctgacatgccaatctctcagcacagtgttaatatgtacccccctgacatgccaatctctcagcagtgttaatatgtacccccctgacatgccaatctctcagcagtgttaatatgtaccctcctgacatgccaatctctcagcacagtgttaatatgtacccccctgacatgccaatctctcagcagtgttaatatgtacccccctgacatgccaatctctcagcacagtgttaatatgtaccccctgacatgccaatctctcagcacagtgttaatatgtaccctcctgacatgccaatctctcagcagtgttaatatgtacccccctgacatgccaatctctcagcagtgttaatatgtacccccctgacatgccaatctctcagcagtgttaatatgtacccccctgacatgccaatctctcagcagtgttaatatgtacccccctgacatgccaatctctcagcagtgttaatatgtaccctcctgacatgccaatctctcagcacagtgttaatatgtaccctcctgacatgccaatctctcagcagtgttaatatgtacccccctgacatgccaatctctcagcacagtgttaatatgtacccccctgacatgccaatctctcagcacagtgttaatatgtacccccctgacatgccaatctctcagcacagtgttaatatgtacccccctgacatgccaatctctcagcacagtgttaatatgtacccccctgacatgccaatctctcagcacagtgttaatatgtacccccctgacatgccaatctctcagcagtgttaatatgtacccccctgacatgccaatctctcagcacagtgttaatatgtacccccctgacatgccaatctctcagcacaGTGACATGTGTATtcatttgtctctgtgtgtgtgcatgcaagtcTATgcgtgcctgtgcctgtgcctgtgcgtgcgtgcgtacgtgcgtgcgtgcgtgcgtgcgtgatgcgtgcgtgcgtgatgCATGCAGTGTAAATTACTTTTTCCCTCCTCTTTGTTGATAGCGGTGGTAAACGGAAGAGAGGAAACAACAAGCTGACAGTTACATCTCTAGAAATAGTGGATCtagacatttttatttattt
It encodes:
- the LOC115180752 gene encoding glycine-rich cell wall structural protein-like; this translates as RARSARLGGGGQRGWAGEVSRGLGGGGQRGWAGGEQRGWAGGGQRGWAGEVSAAGRGRSARLGGGGQRGWAGGGQRGWAGGGQRGWAGEVARLGGGRPARLGGGRSSAAGRGRSARLGGEVSAAGRGRSARLGRGEVSAAGRGEGQRGLGGGRSARLGGGGQRGWAGGGPAGWAGEVIAAGGG